The Lebetimonas natsushimae genomic sequence AAACAGATAAAGAAAAAGCTAAAAGATTTAAAGAAACTCTACTTGGCGGAAATGAGTGGAAAAATTACAAACCAAGCAAAATTGAACTTCAAAAATGTATGCAAGCACTTGAAAAATCAAAAAAAGCGGCAAATGAACTTCAGGCAAGAGGAACTCCAAGTGTATATGATAAAAATTTCAATTCAGTTGAATGGCCAAGTTTAATTAAGGATAAAAAATGAGTTTTATTGACGCCACTCTTTGTGCAAGCTTAAAAATAATCAGGGCACTTCATGAAGAAGAGAATATTTTCGAAGAAAAAGGTATAGGATTCGGGGGAGACAGAAGTTTAAAAATAGATTTATTGGCAGAAGAGTTTTTTATAAAGGCATTAAGCCATTATGGCAATATTTTTTCAGAAGAGAGAGGTTTTATAGATAACGGCAAAAATAAAAAAATAATAATTGATCCAATTGATGGAAGTTATAACGTATCAAACCATATTCCTTATTTTGGATGCAGCGTTTATCTGGAAAATGAAGCGGCGGTGGTGGTAAATTTAAGCAACGGGGATTATTTTGTAAAAGATAAAAACGGCAAAAGATTTGAAAATCTTTTTAGAAAACCGTTTCAATCAAATTATCGTCACGATGTTATTCTTTTTGAAAAAGCATATAAAAATCCTGATATTGTTGCAAAACTTAACAAACATAACTTAAAATTCAGAGCACCTGGGGCACTTAGTTTATCTTTATGTTATGGAGAATTTTCAAAAGCAGTGATTTACAAAGGTGAAATAAGAGAATTTGATATAGCGGCGGCA encodes the following:
- a CDS encoding suhb: MSFIDATLCASLKIIRALHEEENIFEEKGIGFGGDRSLKIDLLAEEFFIKALSHYGNIFSEERGFIDNGKNKKIIIDPIDGSYNVSNHIPYFGCSVYLENEAAVVVNLSNGDYFVKDKNGKRFENLFRKPFQSNYRHDVILFEKAYKNPDIVAKLNKHNLKFRAPGALSLSLCYGEFSKAVIYKGEIREFDIAAARFYNSECFWYFENDLILMAPKKKDLEEVLSIIKE